In the genome of Maribacter forsetii DSM 18668, the window GTTCAAAAAGATAAACTTCACAAAAACAAATAGCGGTGCAACTGCTATGGAAGCCTTAAACGGAACTGAGTTTAGTATTCCTGTTAGTAGCTTATTCACTAACGACCCAACAGGAACAAGAGATCCTAAATTATTAGAGTTTTTCTTTGGCGTATTAAAGGATACCGAATTAATTTCTGGTGTTTTTAAAGTTGATGGAGACCAAGGTTCTATTGATGTTACCTTGAACGGAGAAACACAAAACATTCCGCTTGCATATGAAATGAACGGTGATGATAAAATCACCTTCACGGGTACTATGGATTTGGCAAATTGGAATGCAATGGATGCCGTTGCTTCTATCAATAAAGCTTGTGAAATTTTACATACAGGTAAAGATGGTGTTAGTAAAACATGGAGCGAGGTTGCCGTTAAAGCAGAAGTGCTATTGACAAAATAAAAAGGTTAATTTTTACAATATAAAAGAGGAGCTCATGAGCTCCTCTTTTTTTTGCCCTAAAGACAAAAAGGATTGCTCATATCATGTAAATATTTGATTTTGACTGTTTTAAATTATAATTTTCCTATTCACAATAAAAACTATCAAAATGAAAATATTTAAAATTGAATTGGCACTATTGGCACTACTAGCTGTCTTTAGCTGCAAAGAGGTAAAAAAAGAGGCTTCTGACGCCAAAGAAGAAGTTGAAGATTTAATGGATGAAGCAAAAAATGAAATGGATGAGGATGAAACCGTTGTTAAATTCATGCTAGAACCAAAAAGTGATAGTAATGTAAAAGGCGAAGTAATCTTTACCCAAGATGATGAAGAAGTAGAAATGACAGCCATGTTATCTGGCTTATCTGAAGGTGAGCATGCCATTCATATTCATCAAACGGCAGATTGTACCGCAGCTGATGGTTCTTCTGCTGGCGGTCATTGGAACCCAACAAATGAACCACATGGTAAATGGGGAGCTTCTGAAGGTTATCACAAAGGTGATATTGGTAACTTTACCGCAGATGCCGATGGTAATGCAAAAGTTGAATTTGAAACAGAAGAATGGTGTATTGGCTGTGATGATGAAAACAAAAATATTTTAGGCAAAGGGGTCATTGTTCACCAAGGTGTCGATGACTATACCTCGCAACCTAGCGGAGATGCTGGTGCACGTGTAAGTTGTGCCGGTATTATTGAATAGAGTTAATAATAATTATAAAAAAAGCTGTTCTTGGAACAGCTTTTTTTATTTTTATCCGATTTAAAAAATTACATATGCAATTAGACCTATTGGTTGATCAGTTTAAGAAGAAAGACCCCTCCGCTTTCGAAAAGCTATATGGCATGTATAGCGAGAACATTTGTGGTGTGATTAACACCATCGTTAAGAACGATGCACTCTCCCAAGAAATTTGTCAAGATGTTTTTATTAAAATATGGAACAACTGTGAAAGCTATAACTCCTCTAAAGGAAGGTTTTTTACATGGATATTGAATATTGCCAGAAACGCCGCTATCGATGAAATACGCAGTAGGTCGTATAAAAATGAAAAAAAGAACCTTTCGGCAGACTTCTTCGTAGGTATTTTACAGCACAAGGAAGAAGAAGAAACTTCATCTGTAGATACTAAGGGTTTGAGAAAACTTGTTAAAAATTTAAAGGAAAAATGTGTTCAAATCATTGAACTGTTATATTTTAGAGGGTACACTCAAAAAGACGCCGCAGAAGAATTGGAAATTCCCTTAGGTACTGTAAAAACAAGAAACAGAAGTTGCATTTCCCAATTAAGGGAGAATATGGAGGTAAGATAGTATGGATGTAGAAAAATACATAGCATCGGGAATTTTGGAGCTTTATATAGCTGGTTCACTTTCAGAAAAAGAAAATCTGGAAATAGCTAACTATGCAAAAGAGTATCCAGAAATTCAAAAGGAGATTGAAGCAATTGAAGCGGCTATTTTAGAGTTATCCAGAAAAGCATCGCCAGGTTATAACTATTCAT includes:
- a CDS encoding superoxide dismutase family protein encodes the protein MKIFKIELALLALLAVFSCKEVKKEASDAKEEVEDLMDEAKNEMDEDETVVKFMLEPKSDSNVKGEVIFTQDDEEVEMTAMLSGLSEGEHAIHIHQTADCTAADGSSAGGHWNPTNEPHGKWGASEGYHKGDIGNFTADADGNAKVEFETEEWCIGCDDENKNILGKGVIVHQGVDDYTSQPSGDAGARVSCAGIIE
- a CDS encoding YceI family protein, with the translated sequence MKKIALTFASALLIVFASCKDAKKSEESKSVEATSEATEMFSLVQDSTKVSFTAYKTTDKVPVGGMFKKINFTKTNSGATAMEALNGTEFSIPVSSLFTNDPTGTRDPKLLEFFFGVLKDTELISGVFKVDGDQGSIDVTLNGETQNIPLAYEMNGDDKITFTGTMDLANWNAMDAVASINKACEILHTGKDGVSKTWSEVAVKAEVLLTK
- a CDS encoding RNA polymerase sigma factor, which translates into the protein MQLDLLVDQFKKKDPSAFEKLYGMYSENICGVINTIVKNDALSQEICQDVFIKIWNNCESYNSSKGRFFTWILNIARNAAIDEIRSRSYKNEKKNLSADFFVGILQHKEEEETSSVDTKGLRKLVKNLKEKCVQIIELLYFRGYTQKDAAEELEIPLGTVKTRNRSCISQLRENMEVR